The Selenomonas sp. AB3002 DNA segment TGTCAGCCTTCTCCCGCAGCCAGGAAATATGCACCAGGCGGCGGAACCAATGCTCCATCAGGAACGCAGCTCCTCTGTCCTCATTTCTCCATGGGACAGAGGAAAACTCCGTGTCCTCCTTGGCGTAGAGCTGGATGTACAGTTCGTCGAACTCGTCCATGGCAGAAAGGCCGCCTCCCCCGCCCCCAGAGCCAGCAGATAGCACTGCGGAAGGAAAGCTCCTCCCCGGTGCGGGTCACGGCATATACTTCCACGGCCCCCGAGAGGACCTGGATGAATTTTTCCTCCTCCTGCAAAAGGAAGCGCTGCCCTGCAAGCAAAGTATGGGTATTTTCCATGGCTTTACCTCCTTCAATCCACGTCTTCCATGTTATCCATGTCTTCCTGCTCCCGCTCGGTGATGAGCTGCAGGTAAGGGCCATCGTGACTTATCATTTCCCTATGGGTGCCCCGCTCCACAATCTTGCCCCGGAGAGGACGATGATTTCGTCGCAGTCCCGGATGGTGGAAAGGCGGTGCGCCACAATCAGACAGGTGCAGCCGCGATGGCGGATATTTTCCAGCACTTGTTTCTCCGTGATGGGATCCAGGGCAGAGGTGGCTTCGTCCAATACCAGGATGGAGGGATTCACCGCCAGAGCCCGGGCGATTTCCAGCCTTTGGCGCTGCCCCCCGGAGAAATTCATGCCCCCCTCTGCCACCTGGAATTCATAGCCGCCGTCCAGCTTCATAATATCCTCATGGATGCAGGCATCCTTGGCCGCGGCGATGATGTCGCTGCGGCGCACGGTGGTGTCAAAGAGAGCGATGTTCTCCGCCACGGTGCCGGTGATGAGGAAAATATCCTGGTCCACCGCCGCCAGAGAGCTCTGCACCACCTGCCGGGCACCTGCCGCCGGGCACCCCGTCAAAGGAAAGGGTGCCATCCCATTCTTCATAGAGGCCCGTGACAATCTTGGCCAGAGTTGACTTGCCGCTGCCGGAAGCCCCTACCACCGCCACCCAGCTGCCCGGGCAGCGTGGAGGTTGAAATGCTCCAGCAGGGGAGGTTCCAGAGGACTGTAGCCGAAGCTCACTTCCTCAAGAGAGATTTCCCCAGAGAGCCTTTCCCCGGGAAAGATTTCTTCGCTTCCTCCTCTTCCGAAGGGAAATTCAGACTGTCTACTTCGTAGCAGCGCACGTCGTTGAGCCTCTGCATCTGCATTTCTGTAGTCTGCAGGGTGGAGCCCAGCCCCACCAGGGCGTTGACAGGTGCCTGAAAGCTGCCCATCAGGTGCTGGAAAGCCATGAACATACCGGCGGTCATAGCCCCCTCCATGATGGAGAAGCCGCCGATGGTCATGATGAGGGCGCCGTTGATGCCCGAAAGCAGGGTGGGCAGCATCTTCACGGACATGGCCCAGAGGGTGGTCTCCTGGGAGGCGGTGAGGACCTTGGTCTGATAACCCGCCCACTTGGAGAAGAAATCAGACTCGTCCCCGTTGGCCTTGATAGTCTCTATCATGCGCAGGCCGTTCATGGCCACGCCGTAGGCCTTGCCCGCATCCTGCTGGATGCGCATATTGAGGTCCGTCAGGTGCCGCCGCATGGCGAAGAACAGCACGATTTCCACGGAGCTGAACAGGATGCCGATGAGGGTCAGGGCCACATTGTACTGCAGGAGCAGCAACAGGTAGAAAATGGCCACGAAGAGGTCCAGCACCGCCGTAGCGGCAGGGCCGGACAGCACCCCGGCAATGGACTCGTTGAACCCCACGCGGCCTGCCACCTCTGCGGCATAGCGCTGGTGGAAGAACTGCATGGGCAGTTTCAAGAGATGCCAGAAATAGCTGGAGGAATCCGCCAGGGTGAGCTTTCTCTGCCATTGGGTCAGCACTACGGCCCTGAGCCAGGTCATGATGCCGGATATAATGAAGGAAACGGTCATGGCCAGGCAGAAATTCGTCATCCAGTCAGGGTGCTTGCGGGTCAGGATATCATCCAAAAAAATCTGGTTCATGACCGGTGAGGCCAGACCGGGAATGATGGCGCAGAATTCCAGGAGCAGGATGAAGAGGGCTGCCCAGCGGTCCTCCAGCAGTTTCTTCGTCATGTCCTTGAAGACGTTGTAGCGATGGCCCGCTTTTTGGAATCCCTTGTCGGGCTTGATGTAGAGGGATACCCCTGTGTAGGAGGTGCGGAATTCTTCCAGGGCCACCGTGCGCCGCCCCATGGCGGGGTCATTGAGATAGGCGCGGCCATCCTTGATGCCCTCCAACACCACGAAATGATTGAATTCCCAATGTATGATGAGGGGAAAGATATTTTGGTCCTCGAGCTTCAGCAGATCATCCACCGTCCAGCGGTAGCCATCGGCCTCGCAGTTCCTGTTCCGGGCCGCCCGTATGACACAGCTGGCTTTGGAACCATCGCGGTTCACCCCGCACTCGGCCCTGAGCTTTTCCAGAGGAATCCAGAGGCCGTAGTGGGCCAGTATCATGGCGAGGGCTGCCGCGCCGCACTCCGTGGCTTCCATCTGGAGCACGGTGGGCACCTTCACCCGCCTGATATCCCCGGCGAAGATTCCTTTCACTTTTTCCGTCAAACTCATAGGCTCACCTGTTTCTCAGCCATTGGCTCAGCTTGTAGAAAACCTTCTCGATGGGAGGGCGCCGCTCGATGATGATAGAGCCGGTGCAGAAGCTGCCCGCCGAGATAGGCTTGTGCTCCCCCACGGAGGAGGTCCAGAGATAGCCGGACTCGGAGCCGGGGTCCTTCACCAGGTCAAAGCTCACTTCCATCACAGCGCTCTGCTGGGCCTGGATTATCCACTGGGCCAGCTGCTCGTTACCCAGGTTCTTCTGCATGGCCTGGGGAGTGATGGGGTACTGGGACACGGAACGCACAGTGCCCAGGAGGCTGCCCGTCTGGGAAACGTCCACCCCGTTGGGCACCAGCTGGATAGTCTGGCCGCTCTGCACACGCTTGCCCTTGTCCACGGGGATGTAGAGGATGCCCTTCAGCTCCCCTGCGGAGCCATCAGCCAGACGCACGCTCAGGACGGGGGTGCCCCCGCTCACCACGCTGCCCTTCTCGGCCAGCACGTCATCCACGATGCCGTCATAGGGAGAGTAGACGAACTCAGCCGCTTCCTTCTGGTAGCGGCGGGAGTCGAATTCATGGACCCGGCCCGCAGCCTCCCTGCCGCTGGCGGCCAGCTCAGGGCCGAACTGGGCCATGCGGGCGGCAGCTGTTTCCTGGACCTGGTTCACATGGGCCACCAGCTCACCCTTCTTCACCCGGCTGCCGGGAAAGACGTAGATTTCGTCCAGCAGGCCAGCGGAAGTGGTGGAAATCTTGCCCACTCCTGCGGCATCCATGATAAGGCCCATGCCGTCAGCTTTTACCGTAAAGGAGCCGAAAATGGACCAGAGGACCACTGCCAGCAGCATCACACCCACGGCCACCAGCCCCATCCAGCCCACAGGGGTAGTGATGGGAAGCACCGTATCAAGCTTTTCCGGGGAACGCATCTTGTCCAAGGCTTCCTTGCTGAAAATCTGGTCACCGCCGCGGTTCCACTTCTGGGCGGCGTTCTTTTCCTGCTCTGCCATCAGCTTCCCCCTCCTTCCAGGGAAATCTCTGCCTTCATGCCTTCATGGAGGCCATCCATATTGCCTGTCACTACTACTTCGCCTTCCTGCAGGCCCTCGTAGATTTCGATATAGCTGTCATCGTCTGTGCCTGTGCGCACCTGCCGCAGGCGAAGCACCCCTTCGCTGTCCAGCACGTAGACCTTGTCATAGTTGCCGTCCACCATGGCTGACAGGGGCACCGTCAGGCAGGTATAGGGCTGGCCCGTCACCATGCGCACCCCGGTATAGGTCATGGGTTCCAGCGTGCGGGTGCGGTTGTCCACCTCCCAGACGGTGCGACGTATTTCCGCAGGCTCTGAGAGGGGCGGCACGATATCTTTCAATGTGGCCTGCACCTTCTGGCCCCAGCCCACATTCCCTGCAGCGTAATCCGTATCGTAGACCTTGCTCAGGTCCTGCCCCTGAGGGAAGGCCATGACGGAATTCTCCCCCACCCGCAGATGGCGGGTGTCTTCATCAGGCAAGTTCATGGAAAAGGAAAGGCGGTCAAAATCCCCCACCAGGGCCACGGGAGTACCGGCCTGCACATAAGTGCCCTCCCGCTGGTAGATGAGCAGCACCTCACCGTCCAGGGGAGCTTCCACATTCAGCCAGTTTTCCATTACCAGGCACTGCTGATACTGGGCCTGAGCCTCCTGCAGTGCCTCCTGGGCAGCCAGGTACTGGGAGAGGGATTCCTCATATTTTTCCTGGGCCGTGGCGTTCTTGGCTATGAGGCGCCCCTGCCGCTGATAGGTGCTGTAAGCCTGGGCCAGCACGGCCTCTGCCCGGCGGACAGCGCTGGCGGCCTGCTGGATCTTCAGGGGAATCTGCTCATTGGCCATGGTCAGCAGCAGGTCCCCCTTCTGCACAGGACTGTTCTTGCCCACCTGCCAGTGCATGATGCGCCCGTCTGTCAGGGCCACCGCATCTGCCATGTTCTCACTGGTAAAACGCACAGCAGGCAGGGTCAGGGTGGGATGCAGCTGCCGCTGGGCTGCCTGAGCTCCGGAGAGTTGCACTCTGCGGTTGTCCATGCGGTTGGCTATCTGATGTTCGTCGCTATAATTGAGCCAGGCACCATAGCCCACGATGGCCAGAGCCATAACGAGGATGATGGCGATGCCCAAGTAAAAATACTTTTTCATGATGACCTTCCCTTCCCCTTGAATTGCCGCCTGTGTATAAGTCTATTTATTGGGTACATACTTCTCCCCCCCGTGGAATTTCCTGCTTTTTCCCAAAATTCCTTACATTGCTCCCAGCAATTAAAAAGCACCGGGAAGATACCTCTCTCTGCCCGGCGGCTTTATGTATTTTTATGTCAGATGGCCCGTGCCTTCCTGAGCTGTCTCCTGCGAGTGTGGATGCTCTTGACCTGGCCCCAGAAATCCTTGAATCTTACGTCCCGCTTCATTTTCCTTTCCTCCTCATCTTTCCTGCTCAACATGCTGCTATTTTCGTCTCCGGCTTTTGCCTTGCTGTTTTTCTTTCTGTTCTTTATATCCGCCCAAAGAGGAAAGTGTTATACTTTTTGCGAAAATGTTTGAACTCAGGCAGCACCCTTTGATGAAGCGCCGTCAGGTGTATTGACATACAACAGGCTTCTGCTAGAATGGGGCAAAGAGAGAAAATTCCTACAGGAAAGGAGCGTTGACGATGGCAGAGAATATACGACAACTGCCCATTGGGGTGCAGAGCTTTGAGAAACTGCGCCAGGGTGGCTACATATATGTTGACAAGACCCGTTACGTCTATAATCTGGTTCACAGCGCAGGGCAATACTTCCTCAGCCGCCCCCGGCGCTTTGGCAAGAGCCTTTTCCTCTCCACCCTTGCGGCCTATTGGGAGGGCAGGAAGGAACTCTTTGAAGGGCTGGCCATAGAGGAAATGGAGAAAGGCAATAAGGAAGCATGGCAGCCTTATCCTGTGTTTTACTTTGATTTCAACGGCGAGAACTATCAACACGATACCGCCCTGGAGGATGTACTGGACAAGCACCTGCGCGAATGGGAAGCCATCTACGGCTGCCAGGCACAAGGCACCTTGAGCGGTCGTTTCCAAAAGCTCCTAATAACTGCCGCCGAAAAAACCGGCCGTCGCTGCGTGGTGCTGGTGGACGAATACGACAAGCCCTTATTAGAGGTGTTAGAGAAAGATGAACTGGAAGAACACAACAAAGCTGTATTCAAGGGCTTCTTCGGCACCTTGAAAAGCTATGACAAATACCTGCAGTTCGTCTTCATCACCGGTGTCACCAAGTTCAGCAAGGTCAGCATCTTCAGCGACCTGAACCAGCTCAATGATATCTCCCTATATCAAAAATATGCAGGAATCTGCGGCATCACGGAAGCAGAGCTTGCCAAAGCCTTTGCACCGGAAATCGAGGAACTGGCGCATCAGCTTGGTCTTTCCCGGGACAGCTGCCTGGCAAAACTGAAGAAGATGTATGACGGCTACCATTTTCATCCTCAGGGAGAAGGCATCTACAATCCCTTCAGCCTGCTGAAGGCTTTCGATGAAAGGAATCTGGGCGCATATTGGTTCGCCACCGGCACCCCCACCTTCCTGGTGCGGCGGCTGAAAACCATGCACTTCGATGTGCGGCAGTTCACCCAAAAAACCTTGGAAACCAACGACAGGATTCTCTCCGATTACAGGACAGACAACCCCAATCCCCTGCCGCTTCTGTACCAGACGGGATACCTCACCATTGTGGACTATGACCCCCAGGCACGGCTCTACACCCTGGGCTTCCCCAACGAGGAGGTCAAATACGGCTTTTTGGAAAGCCTCCTGCCCGAGTACACTCCCGAAGCGGGCTCCGGCAACGGCAAGGACATCTTCGCCCTGCGGCGCCGCCTCCTGGCTGGTGACACGGACGGTATGAGGGAAATCCTCACCGCCCTCTTTGCCAGCATTCCTTACACTTCAAACGACGCCCCCTTCGAGCATTATTTCCAGTCGGTGCTATACATGGTCTTCACCCTGCTGGACCAGTTCGTGCAATGCGAGGTACACAGCAGCCGGGGACGGGCCGACTGCATAGTTGAGACTGAGCAGTTTGTCTACATCTTCGAGTTCAAGGTGGACAAACCCGCCCAGGAAGCCCTGCAGCAGATTGAGGACAAAGGCTACGCCGCGCCCTTCGCCGCCGACCCACGGCAGGTATTCAAGATTGGCGTGAGCTTCGACTCCGAAAAGAGAAGCCTGGCCGAATGGCTGGTAAATATTTGATATCGGCACACAAAAAGCCGCCGGGAAGATATCACTCTCTTCCCGGCGACTTTTTGCGCCTCACTTATTCTTCCTCTCCCAGCCAGGCTGCCGCCAGGGCCTCGTCGGCAGATGCGCCTTCCTGCTCGGCTTCGGTATACACCGAGGCATCAAAGGCCACGGGCACTCCCATGGCTTTTTCCAGGGCGGCCCGGGAAAGGTTGTACTGGTAAAGGGCCGTCATGTAGTTTGACCTGGCCTGGGTCAGCTTTTCCTGGGCATTCGTCACGGAAAGAAGGATATCCACGCCCTCCTCGTAACGCACCTGGGCAATGGTATAGCTGTCCTCAGCCTGCTTCACGGCCACAGCTGTCTCCTGGATATTCTGCTCCGCCGCCTTCATATTGAGATAGGCAGTGCGGGTCTCCAGCTGGATGGTCTTGCGGGTCTTGCGTGCCCCGGCTTCGTACTGGTCCACCAGGGAGGCTGCCTGGCGCACATTCTCCGAGGTCACGCCGTTGTCGAAGATATTCCAGTTGACGGAAAGCCCTGCCTGCCAGTTGTTGCTGCGCTCACTGGCAAAGGGGGCGTTGCCGGCAATGCTCTGGGTGCCCACTCCCGTAACCCTGGGACGCCAGCCAGCCTTGGCGGCTTCCTTCCGGGCCTGGGCGGCCTTGATGTCATAGTCGGCAGCAATGCCGTCAGGCCGGTGCTCCAAGGCGTATGCCTCGCAGTCAGGCAGGTCCTTGTCATAGGGTTCGTAGGAAAAGTGATCCAGGGGCTCCACATTCGTGTCCTGGGGCAGGCCCACGATGCTGGCCAGGGTGGACTTGGCCACCTCCACGGCCTTCTCGGCATTCACCAGATTCTGCTTGTAGTTGGCAATGCTGACACTCATGGCGAGCATGTCTGCCTCGGCCACCGCCCCTTCCTCGAACTGGGCCCGGATGAGCTCCAGCTGGGTGTGCCCCATGTCCACGGCATCTTTGGCCACCTGGGCCAGGTTCTCGTAGTGAAGGAGATTGGCATAGGCTTCAGCTGCCTGGTAGCGCACAGTCTGGCGGGTGTTTTCCACCGTCAGGTCCGCCCTATTCAACTGGTATCGCCCCGATTTGATTTGATTTTCCAGCTGGCCCCCGGTGTAGATTGGCACGGAAAGGCTCCAACTGTTGGAAAAGGTGTTGTCATAGGCATAGGAGCCCACGGTCTGATTAGCATAGACAGGCAGCGCACCCAGGACATCGCCTACCTTGACCTGAGCCGGATGAGGGTCCCCATAAAGCGAATGTGCCTTCTTGGCAGACCTATAATCCCGCCCCCCGATGCGCAGGGCCTGGGCGTTCCAGCTGACGGTGGGCCCTTTGCTCCTGCGGGCAGCCTTCCAGGCATGCAGGGCCGCCTCCCGGCCTGCCTCAGCCCCTTCTATGGACTCATCAGTGAGGAGAGCCATTTCGATGCTGTCCGTGAGGGTCAGTCCTATGGCCTCAGCTGCGGCTGTGTGATAAGGAAATGATATTGCACTGCATATTGCTGCGATTATAAATGCGAATTTATTCATAATATGTTCACCTTCCTGAGGTGTAGAGGATTGTATGTATAGAATGCAAACTGCGATGCAGACCCTACCTGCCCCGTGAAACGGGGAAGGGGACCGGCGTAGCCGGTGGAAGGGGCGAGGAGGGCAACTGGCTTAGAATATCATTGTTCAGGATTTATTCCCCCCTTCCACCACCTTCGGTGGTCCCCTGCCAGGGAGCCCACTGGGCTCCCGCGCTAACGCGCCCCCGCAAGCGGGGCAGGTAAAACCTGCTAGTTCATTGCTTATACTAAGAAAAGCTACGTCTAACCTTTCATTGCCACTGACCGATTCCCTCTGCCAGTCACTTGCCGCTTCACAAGGTCTGCAAACAGCCCGCCCTTTGCCACTAATTCGTCGAAGCTCCCCATCTCTGCCACCCTTCCTTCGTCCATGACGATGATGCGGTCGCACTTCCTGATGGTGGACAGCCGGTGGGCCACTACGATGCGGGTGGATTTCAGCTTGTCCAGGCTGCGGGTGACTATGGCCTGGGAGCGGTTGTCCAGAGCGCTGGTGGCTTCATCGAAGATGAGGATAGCGGGCCTGCCCACTAAGGCCCGGGCAATGAGGATTCTCTGCCGCTGGCCCCCGGAGATATTGCTGCTGCCCTCGCTGATGACGGTCTGCATGCCCATGGGCATGGCGGCGATATCCTCGGCAATGCCTGCTGCCTCTGCCGCCGCCCAGGCATCGTCCTGTGTCAGCATCCTGGTGCCCACAATATTGGTGTAGATATCCCCTGTCATCAGCTGCCCATTCTGCAGCACCACTCCCATCTGGGAGCGCACGGAGGGCAGGGCCAGCTCCGAAAGGTCCTGTCCGTCAAAGGTGATGCTGCCCCGCTTGGGGGTCTCGAAGCCCAGGAGCAGCCGCACCAGTGTGCTCTTGCCGCTGCCGGACTTGCCCACGATAGCCACATTTTCCCCGGCGGTGATGGAAAAGCTCACATCCTTCAGCACCTCGTCCCCCTCCGTCTCCACTGCCTCCCCCTTCGGACCAGGGGTCACATGGGTGTAGGCAAAGGAGAGATGGCTGACCTCCACGGAGCCGCTGAGTTTCCCCGCCTCCTGCTTTTCCTCCGTAGTCTCAGGCACCGCCTCCAGAATGGGACGCAGGTTCTCCAGTTGGGGCTGGATGGCAAAATACTGGCTGATAAGCCCCAAGGCCCGCCAATGACTCCGTTGAAGCTGGAGTAGGCGGCATTGAAGGCGATGAACTGGGCATAGCCTATGCCAGTCTGCACCGTTTTTCCATCCGGCCCCACTTCATTCATGCCGTAGACGGCAATCCAGTAGAGGATCATGGTGAGGATGAAGGGCTGGATGCTGGCAATGATGGAAGTATAGTTGTCCTGCCACCGCAGCTTCAGGCTCCAGTTCCAGTGCTCACCGAAGGCCTGGGTCCAGAGGCTGAAAGCCTGTTCCTCCGCCCCCTGTACCCGGAACTTGGCCAGCCCTGCGAAAATCTGCTGCACAGTGCCCGCCGATTTGTTCCCCGCCTCGATGATCTTGCGCTGGAAGAACAGCACCCGCCTGAGCACCAGGGCCACGAAGACGGAGTACACAGCCCAGACGGCAATGGCCGCCGCTGTAAGCTTGAAGCTGTAGTAGCACATGAGGAAGATGCTCCAAAAGGAGAAGATAAAACTGAGGATCGAAGTGGCAAACTCACCTGAAGCAAGATTCTTGGCAATGCCGATGCCCCCCATGCGGCTGGCCAGTTCCCCCACAGTGAAGCGCCGGAAGAACTTGGTGGGCAGGCTCATGAGCCGCCCCCACATGGCAGCCTCCGCCGCCGCTTCGATGCGGGTGGATATGCGCATCACCGCAAAGGAGCGCACGATGGACAGGGCCGCCGTGGTAAAGCTGGTGACCATCAGGGCCTGGGTGACAGTAGCAAGGCCCTGCCTGTCCAGGATGGGAATGATATCCTGGAAGATGGTCTCGGTGATGATGGGGGTTGCCAGAGGAATAAGCCCCGCAAAGAGGCTGCACACCAAAATGGTGCGGTAATCCGCCAGCCAGCACTGGCGGAACATGAACTTGATAAGGTCCCAGAGCTTCAAGGCCCGGGCAGGGAAGCCCGCATAGCATTGGAAAGCATCTTTGGCAATGTATTTGACGGTCTCCCCCGTGACCTCCAGCCCCTCTGGTCTTTCCGCAGAAACCAGGCGGTAATGCTCTGGGTCAACAGGCAGGAGAGCCGCTATTTCCTTATCATTGCTGCCAGGGGGAGTGTAGAAGCCCAGCATGACCCCTGAATCTTTCTGCCACCAGTCCTCAGGCAGGGTCACCAGGCGCATCTGCATATTCCCCTTCTGCATGAGGCGGCGCAACAGAGCCACATCATCAAGCCCTCTGGCGCTTTCCGCCTCAAGGGCAATGGCCTCCGTGGGCATCCTGAGCTTCTCGGCCACCTGCCGCACGGCGAAGGTGGCATCCATAGTGAGCTTGCTGCCGCTTGCTATCTCGCTTTGGCCGGAGAAAAGCTGCTCCTCCCCCAACAGGCTCCTGATGCCGTTTTCCACCAGCACGGCCTTGGCCATTTCCCTTTTGCGGATATGGTAGGCCAGCCGCTTGTCACTGGCGCCGAAGCGCACTCCCAGCAGCATGGAGAGAATTTCCTCATGCGCGCGGAAGGCTTCCATGAGCTCATCATGGCTGCCCGCCTCACCAAACAGTTTTTTCCTGCGCCAGCACTGGAGCACATCGTCCCCTTGTCAGCCAGGAGCCGCAGCCAGTTGATGCGAATCAGGGAGGCAAACCAGCCTTCCATCAGCAGGCGCAGTTCTCCCAGCTCCGGCTGCTGCCAGGGCACGAACTCCAGCTCTGCATCCTCCAGGGCATAAATCTGCATGCGGATTTCCCTGAATTCGTCCAAAGCAGGAAAGACCGCCTCCCCCGGTGCCCTGTCGATAAGGTAGCACTGGTGAAAGGAAATGTCCTCACCTGTCCTGGTGGTGGCATAGATCTCCACCCGCCCGGAGACAACGCGCCAGAAGCCAGTATCATCGGTAAGCAAGAAGCGCTCACCGGCGAATAGTTTCTTCGATTCCATAGACTACTCCATCTGCTCCATCTCTTCATTTTCCCGTTCTTCAATAAGACGGCTATAGGGGCCGTCCTGCTCTATCATCTGGCGGTGGGTGCCGCGCTCCACGATCTTGCCTTGGGACAGCACGATGATCTCATCGCAATCCCTGATGGTGGAGAGACGGTGGGCCACTATCAGGCAGGTGCAGCCGCGGTGGCGGATATTGTCCAGCACCTGTTTTTCCGTGATGGGGTCCAGGGCGGAGGTGGCTTCGTCCAGCACCAGGATGGAGGGATTCACTGCCAGGGCTCTGGCGATTTCCAGCCTTTGGCGCTGCCCCCGGAGAAGTTCACGCCGCCTTCCTGAATATTGGCCTCGTAGCCGCCGTTGAGCTTCAGGATATCCTCGTGTATGCAGGCATCCTTGGCCGCCTCCACGATATCGCTGCGGCGGGCAGTCTTGTCAAACAGGGCTATGTTCTCTGCCACGGTGCCGGAAATCAGGAAGATATCCTGATCCACGGCGGCCAGGGAAGCTGTCACCACCTTGCGGGGAATCTGCCTGCGGGGGCTGCCGTCAAAGAGCACCTGCCCGTCCCATTCCTCATAGAGGCCTGTGACAATCTTGGCCAGAGTCGATTTGCCGCTGCCGGAGGCTCCTACCACGGCACCCATTGTCCCGGGCGGGCGTGAAGGTCAAAATGCTCCAGCAGAGGTGCTTCCAGTGGGCTGTAGCCGAAGCTCACATCCTTCAGTTCCAAATCCCCGGCCAGCCTGTCCAGAGGCATCGCCCTCTGCCCCTCCTTCTCAGGGAAGTTCAGGCTGTCCACCTCATAGCAGCGCACATCGTTGAGCCTCTGCATCTGCATTTCTGTGGTCTGCAGGGTAGAACCCAGCCCACCAGCGCATTCACGGGAGCCTGGAAGCTGCCCATAAGGCTCTGGAAAGCCATGAACATACCTGCGGTCATGGCCCCTTCCATGATGGAGAAGCCGCCGATGGTCATGATGAGGGCACCGTTGACCCCGGCCAAAAGAGTGGGCAGGAGCTTCACGGACATGGACCAGAGAGCTGTTTCCTGGGAGGCCATGAGCACCTTGGTCTGATAGCCTGACCACTTAGTGAAGAAATCCGCCTCGTCACCGCTGGCCTTGATGGTCTCTATCATGCGGAGGCCGTTCATGGCCACGCCGTAGGCCTTGCCAGCATCCTGCTGGATGCGCATATTCAGGTCTGTCAGGTGACGCCGCATAGCGAAGAACAAGGCTATCTCCACAGAGCTGAAGGCCACGCCGATAAGGGTCAGGGTC contains these protein-coding regions:
- a CDS encoding ABC transporter transmembrane domain-containing protein, translated to MAKAVLVENGIRSLLGEEQLFSGQSEIASGSKLTMDATFAVRQVAEKLRMPTEAIALEAESARGLDDVALLRRLMQKGNMQMRLVTLPEDWWQKDSGVMLGFYTPPGSNDKEIAALLPVDPEHYRLVSAERPEGLEVTGETVKYIAKDAFQCYAGFPARALKLWDLIKFMFRQCWLADYRTILVCSLFAGLIPLATPIITETIFQDIIPILDRQGLATVTQALMVTSFTTAALSIVRSFAVMRISTRIEAAAEAAMWGRLMSLPTKFFRRFTVGELASRMGGIGIAKNLASGEFATSILSFIFSFWSIFLMCYYSFKLTAAAIAVWAVYSVFVALVLRRVLFFQRKIIEAGNKSAGTVQQIFAGLAKFRVQGAEEQAFSLWTQAFGEHWNWSLKLRWQDNYTSIIASIQPFILTMILYWIAVYGMNEVGPDGKTVQTGIGYAQFIAFNAAYSSFNGVIGGPWGLSASILPSSPNWRTCVPFWRRCLRLRRKSRRRGNSAAPWRSAISPLPTPM
- a CDS encoding ATP-binding cassette domain-containing protein — translated: MVGASGSGKSTLAKIVTGLYEEWDGQVLFDGSPRRQIPRKVVTASLAAVDQDIFLISGTVAENIALFDKTARRSDIVEAAKDACIHEDILKLNGGYEANIQEGGVNFSGGSAKGWKSPEPWQ
- a CDS encoding ABC transporter transmembrane domain-containing protein, which encodes MSQIFLDDILTKKHPDWMTNFCLAMTVSFVLSGIMTWLRAVVLTQWQRKLTLADSSSYFWHLLKLPMQFFHQRYAAEVAGRVGFNQSIAGVLSGPAATAVLDFFVAVFYLLLLLQYNVTLTLIGVAFSSVEIALFFAMRRHLTDLNMRIQQDAGKAYGVAMNGLRMIETIKASGDEADFFTKWSGYQTKVLMASQETALWSMSVKLLPTLLAGVNGALIMTIGGFSIMEGAMTAGMFMAFQSLMGSFQAPVNALVGWVLPCRPQKCRCRGSTMCAAMRWTA